TTATTCCAGGTATGAATGAATGGGATGGTCCCACAGAATCAGACAAAGAATAATGTTGAAAAATAAATGAATCAAACAATTAGGAGGAAGATGATAATGAGTAAAAAAGTAGCGATTATTGCAGCAAACGGTGGATTATTTGATGCATACAAAGTATTTAACATTGCAACAGCGGCAGCAGCAACAGATTCTGAGGTAACAATTTTCTTCACGTTTGAAGGATTAAACTTAATTCATAAACAAGGAATGCAACAATTACCAATGCCTGCTGGAAAAGAGCATTTTAAAGAAGGTTTTGAAAAAGCGAATGTACCAGCAATTCCTGAATTAGTTGAGATGGCAAAAGATCTAGGTGTAACATTTATTGCTTGTCAAATGACAATGGACGTAATGGGCTTAACAAAAGAAGACTTTACAGATGGTATTGAAGTAGGCGGAGCAGTAACATTCCTAGAATTTGCTGGAGAAGCAGACGTAACATTAACATTCTAACTTTAAAATGAGGGGGCATTTTATCAATGAATAGCGATTTTTTTGTAGATGCAACAGGACTTAGTTGTCCAATGCCAGTAGTGAAAGCGAAAAAAGGGATCGATACATTACAATCAGGTCAAACGCTTGAAATTCATACAACAGACCAAGGTTCAAAAAGTGATTTAACAGCTTGGGCAAAATCAGCTGGTCATGAGTTAGTGAATGTAGAAGAAGTAGATGGCGTTTTTAAATTCTTTATTAAAAAGGCATAAGTGGGATTTTCCCTCTTATGCTTTTTTTATGAAAAGGCAGAGAAGAGAAATCAATTGACACTTTTGTCGGAATCATATACCATAACGTTAGATTATTTTTTTATTACTATTTCCGACACTTTTGTCGATTTGGAGAGGTGACACATATGTTTAATATAATCCACAAAATTACTGACTTTTCAAGCAGTAAAAAAGGAGCAAAGTTAGTTGTTCTTTTTTGGATTATTCTTGCCGTTGTGCTAAGTGGCGTAACAGAAGGCGCCAAAGCATACAAAACTGGTTTGAATACAACTGGTTTACCCGATGATGCAAAATCAGTGATTGCATCTGAAAAAGTGGACCAGTATTTTAAGGAAGATACGGGTGTACCTGCATTGTTAGTCTTTTATAAAGAAGAAGGACTAACGAATGAAGATGTAGAAAAAATTTCATCTATTAGTAAAACGATTGAAGATGAAAAGTTTGATACGGTAAAAGAAGTAGTACCTGTATATAATCTTCCGCCACAAGCATTAGGACAATTCATGTCTGAAAATAAAAAAGCGATGATTTTGCCAGTTATTTTGAAAGACGAATTAGAACGCTCTGTGATGAGAGATACTGTTAAAGAAATGAATGGACTTGTCAAAGATGAGTTAGGAAAAAATAGCGATATTACATTTAAAACAACTGGTCCAGCAGGAATTGTATCAGATATGTTATCACTATTTGCAAGTGCTGACATTGTCTTATTATTATCTACCGTTGTTTTAATTTTTGTCTTATTAATTATCATTTATCGCTCTCCAATTTTAGCATTAGTACCATTAATTGCAGCAGGTATTATTAATCAAGTAGTAGGACAAACGCTTGGCTTTTTCGGAAAAGCTGGTATGTTAATTGAAAGTCAATCATTATCCATTATGTCAATCTTATTATTTGCTGTGATTACCGATTATTCCTTATTTATCGTTTCTCGTTTTAAAGAAGAGTTAGTAAAAGAAGAAAATAAATTTGTTGCGATGAAACGTGCGATGAGAGAAGTAAGTGAAGTAATCTTCTTTAGTGGAAGTACCGTTTTAGCAGCAATGCTTATTTTATTTGCAGCTATCTATGTACCATATCAAAACTTTGCGCCGATTTTCTCGGTTGCACTTGTCATTATTTTGCTTGCTGGTCTTACATTACTTCCAGCGCTATTCGTTTTATTTGGTAGAAAAGCATTTTGGCCAGCCATTCCAAAAGTTGGCGCTCAAAAACTTGAGAAAAAAGGATTTTGGGACAAGTTTGCAGCTGGTGTGACGAAACATCCTGTTACAAGTGGAATAGTCGTTGTCGCATTGTTAGTTGTGTTCTCTTTAAATGTGTTTAATATTCATTATTCTTTTAACTTAATTAAATCATTCCCAGACGATATGGAATCACGGGTAGGATTTGAATTGTTAGAAGAAAACTATTCACCAGGTGATTTGGCACCGATAAAAGTTGTGATAGAATCAAACGAAGCTTTAACAATGGACCAAATTAAACATATACAAAAAGAGTTAGAAAAACAAGACGGTGTTGCCTCAGTGACACCAGCGTTCTCCAATCCAATGGAAGAAGCCCGTTTTAAAGAAGAATCGATGCGTAACAATGATAAAGTTGCGAAGATAGAATTAACATTTGAAAACAATCCATACGACTTAGGAACGTTAGCTCAACTAGATAAAATAAGAGATAACGAAAAAGATATCATGAAAAAAGCAGGATTAGCCGATGCTTCCCTTCATTTTGCAGGGGAAACAGCAACACAAGCAGATACAAAAGCAGCAAGTGAGCGAGATACGATGGTAGTTGCTATTTTAATCACGGTCTTAATCACGTTGTTACTTGGTTTCCAAACAAAATCGCTTATTGCACCAATTTATATGATGATTACTATTCTTTTCTCTTTCTTTGCCGCACTTGGTATTAGCTCCTTTATTTTTGATAAAGGATTTGGTTTAGACGCGATTAGTTATCGAATTCCATTATATTCCTTTATCTTCTTGGTGGCATTAGGTGTGGATTACAATATTATGTTAATCTCACGGATTAAAGAAGAAGTAAAAACTCATCCAATTAACGAAGCAATTGAAATTGGTTTAGCGAAAACTGGCGGGGTTATTTCATCAGCAGGATTAATTCTTGCCGCAACATTTGCCGTTTTAATTACACAACCAATTATGGAACTTTACATGTTTGGGGCAACGGTTGCTATCGGAATTTTAATCGATACATTTTTAGTGCGTACCGTACTTGTACCATCGATTATGATGAAACTTGGTAAGTGGAGTTTATGGCCACAAAAATTAGAAATTTCAAAAGAAAAAGTAGAAAAATAAAAATAGGTAGTTAGTCATGCGTTTTTGTAACGTGTACTACTTAACTAGAAAGCATTTGATAATAGAGAAAAAGAAAACTCTTTTATTAGATGCTTTCTTTTTTTTTAGAGTATGATGCTTGTCGCCCTAACCTGAGCCTCCTCTGCTTTTTTATGTAATCCAGCTCTGGACGCTAGTGGCTCGAGTCATAAGCTGTATTGCTCCATGAGGAAAGACCGCCTCATTCCGCAATCCATCTTATGCTTGTCGCCCCAACCCGAGCGTCCTCCGCTTTTTTATGTAATCCAGCTCTGGACGCTAGTGGCTCGAGTCATAAGCTGTATTGCTCCATGAGGAAAGACCGCCTCATTCCGCAATCCATCTTATGCTTGTCGCCCCAACCCGAGCGCCCTCCGCTTTTTTATGTAATCTAGTTCCGAGAGGCTACGGACAGAGCCTTCCTCCACTTTTTTGTGTGTTTGTGGTTGTGCTTTGTGTTATAGTGGTTATAAGACGTTTAATAAGGTGAGATTATCATGGCCCGTAAAAAATTAGAATACAATGAGCTTATGGATGCTACAGAAAAGTTATTGCTTGAACGAGGATACGGTGGATTTAATTTTTCCGTTTTAGCACAAGCTTTAGGGATTGGAAGAAGTACATTATATGAATATTATTCAGCAAAAGATGAGTTAATTGCTGAGTATATGAAAAATGTAATGGACAATTTTAATTGCGAATTACGTTCTATTTCTCTTCAGCAAGATGCAAAAGAACAATTACAAGCATTAATTAATTTAATGTTAAAATATTCACAAATCCATAGCATCATTAAAATATTACCTCTATTAGAAAATAATTCAGAATCAGTCATTCAAATGAAAGAACAATTTAAACAAGAGCATTTGGATATCTTACAACATGTAAAAGATATAATCGAGAAAGGGAAACAAGACTTGGTTATACGTTCTGAAATTCCAACAGACATTCTTTCTATGTTGTTGTTTAATACGATTAATGATGCTGGCTTTTTGCCTGTTGATCCAGAAGTATGGGCAAAGTGGATTTGGGATATCCTTTATAAAGGAATAGAACCTAGAGTATAGAATTAAAAGTAAATAATATGCCGAAACCTTCATTTCATATAGAATGAAGGTTTTTTTATGTTCGTATAATAATATAAGCGTTGCTTAAGGTACTTTAGTATAATAAAAAATATCGCCTAGGAAAGGGGAGGTTTATTTGATGAAAAAAAGAAAACAGGTAATCGGGATTGCAGCTTGGGTTAGCGCAGTCGTTATCCTTATTTGGCTAGCGAGCGTCGTACCAAAAAAAGGTCCCATGTTGTTCGATGAGCAAGTCATACGTATCATAGAAACGTTTCAGTCTAATTGGATGACGAATGCGATGGAATGGATTACAGAACTTGGTGGGAAGCCATTTCTTATTTTTGTTTTGCTTGCGGGTACTGCATTCTTTTTGTTTATTTATCGCTCTTATTTCATAACGATTTTATTTGTGATTATAGTGCCCCTTAGCGCCCAGTTAAATCATATGTTAAAACAAGTGTTTGTTAGAGAGCGTCCAGCGATTAATCCGTTAGTAGATGCGGTTGGTTACAGTTTTCCGAGCGGTCATTCAACAAGTTCGATGGTTGTGTATGGATTTTTTATTTTTATTTTTCAACAAAGTGAGTGGAAGTATAAAAATATAGCCATTGTTTTTTTGGCGCTTTTCATTTTACTAATTGGTATATCAAGAATTTATTTGCATGCGCATTATCCAACTGACGTGCTTGCGGGATTTGCATTTGGTTTTATTATTTTCTATCCGTGTACTCGCTTGTTCCACTTATTAAAGCAACGATAATAAGGGGGAAAGGTTACCATTTTTTTCAGAATTCTCGGCAAATTTTCGACATTTGTTCATTCTATATACATAATTGGTGAATAAACGATATAGTAGGGTGTAGAAACATGACTTTTCTGTCGGTTTTTAATACAATGTAATGGGGAAAGAGGAATATTTCGAGAAAGGTGTGGACCAATGACTAAACAATTTAACGATCGTTTTATTAAGGCTTGTAGAGGAGAACAAACAGATTATGTCCCAGTATGGTATATGAGGCAAGCGGGGCGTTATCAACCAGAATATAGAGAAATTCGTTCAAAATATACATTTTTTGAGGTTAACCATCAACCAGAAGTAGCTGCGGAAGTAACACGTCTTCCGGTGGAGCAATTAGGAGTAGATGCAGCTATTTTATTTGCGGATATTATGACACCACTTCCATCACTTGGTATTCAAGTAGATATTGAATCAGGAATTGGCCCTGTTATTGACAATCCAATTAAAAATGAAGAAGATATCGACAAATTAGGAATTTTACAACCAGAAAAAGACGTTCCATATATTATGGAAACGATTCAATTATTACGTGAACAACTAAATGTTCCTTTAATCGGATTTGGTGGAGCGCCGTTTACGTTAGCGAGCTACATGATTGAAGGTGGACCTTCTAAAAATTATAATAAAACAAAAGCATTTATGCATAGCGACCCAAAAGTATGGGGAAAATTAATGGACAAATTAGCCGACATGACAGTGGCTTATTTATCTGCTCAAATTGATGCTGGCGCTCAAGCAATTCAAGTATTTGATTCTTGGGTTGGCGCGTTAAGTAAAGAAGATTATGCAAAATATATTAAACCTGTGATGCACCGTGTCTTTGAACAATTAAAAGGAAAAGGTGTGCCACTCATTATGTTTGGTGTAGGAGCTAGTCATTTGATTAAAGAATGGAATGAGCTTCCGGTAGATGTACTTGGCTTAGATTGGCGTTTAAGTGTGAAAGAAGCACGGGAAATGGGTGTAACGAAAACGTTACAAGGAAATTTAGATCCTGCGTTGCTATTAGCACCTTGGTCTGAAATTGAAAAGAAAGCAACTGAAATTTTAAATGAAGGTATGGAACAACCAGGCTTTATTTTCAACCTTGGCCATGGATTATTCCCACAAGTAAAAGTAGAAACCGTTCAACGTTTAACAGAATTCGTGCACGAATACTCGTTCAAAAATAGAAAGTAGAGGGATAGCGATGGAGAAAAAAGTAATTGGATTACTTGTTATGGCGTACGGTACTCCACGCAGCACAGAAGAGATTGAATCTTACTATACACATATTCGTCGTGGACGACGCCCAAGTGATGAACAATTAGGAGACTTAACGAGACGATATGAATCAATTGGGGGAGTTTCTCCGTTAGCAAAAATTACCGACGAACAAGCGATAAAACTAGAAAAACGTTTAAATGAGCTTAGTGATGAAGTGGAATTTAAAATGTATTTAGGATTAAAACATATCGATCCATTTATTGAAGATGCTGTTCGTCAAATGAAAGACGATGGCATCGAAGAAGCAGTGGCAATTGTTTTAGCACCTCATTATTCTACTTTTAGTGTGAAGTCGTATAATGGTCGAGCAATAGAGGAATCGGAAAAAATTAGTGGCCCTAAAATTTATGCGGTTGATAGTTGGTATAAAGAATCGAAATTTATTCAATATTGGGTAGAACAAATTAATGACACCATGAGAAAGATGAGCGAAGAAGAAACAGAAAAAGCAATCGTTATTTTCTCTGCACATAGTTTGCCAGAACGAATTATTAAAATGAAAGACCCTTATCCAGAGCAATTAAAAGAAACAGCTGATGTAATTGCGAAAGAAGTAGGAATTCCTCATTATACAATCGGTTGGCAATCTGCTGGAGCAACACCAGAACCATGGATTGGTCCAGATGTTCAA
The genomic region above belongs to Massilibacterium senegalense and contains:
- the hemH gene encoding ferrochelatase, whose translation is MEKKVIGLLVMAYGTPRSTEEIESYYTHIRRGRRPSDEQLGDLTRRYESIGGVSPLAKITDEQAIKLEKRLNELSDEVEFKMYLGLKHIDPFIEDAVRQMKDDGIEEAVAIVLAPHYSTFSVKSYNGRAIEESEKISGPKIYAVDSWYKESKFIQYWVEQINDTMRKMSEEETEKAIVIFSAHSLPERIIKMKDPYPEQLKETADVIAKEVGIPHYTIGWQSAGATPEPWIGPDVQDLTRDLYEQGYRSFVYCPVGFVSEHLEVLYDNDYECKVVTDELGANYYRPKMPNADPLFVDAMATVVLNKLQEESK
- a CDS encoding MMPL family transporter — encoded protein: MFNIIHKITDFSSSKKGAKLVVLFWIILAVVLSGVTEGAKAYKTGLNTTGLPDDAKSVIASEKVDQYFKEDTGVPALLVFYKEEGLTNEDVEKISSISKTIEDEKFDTVKEVVPVYNLPPQALGQFMSENKKAMILPVILKDELERSVMRDTVKEMNGLVKDELGKNSDITFKTTGPAGIVSDMLSLFASADIVLLLSTVVLIFVLLIIIYRSPILALVPLIAAGIINQVVGQTLGFFGKAGMLIESQSLSIMSILLFAVITDYSLFIVSRFKEELVKEENKFVAMKRAMREVSEVIFFSGSTVLAAMLILFAAIYVPYQNFAPIFSVALVIILLAGLTLLPALFVLFGRKAFWPAIPKVGAQKLEKKGFWDKFAAGVTKHPVTSGIVVVALLVVFSLNVFNIHYSFNLIKSFPDDMESRVGFELLEENYSPGDLAPIKVVIESNEALTMDQIKHIQKELEKQDGVASVTPAFSNPMEEARFKEESMRNNDKVAKIELTFENNPYDLGTLAQLDKIRDNEKDIMKKAGLADASLHFAGETATQADTKAASERDTMVVAILITVLITLLLGFQTKSLIAPIYMMITILFSFFAALGISSFIFDKGFGLDAISYRIPLYSFIFLVALGVDYNIMLISRIKEEVKTHPINEAIEIGLAKTGGVISSAGLILAATFAVLITQPIMELYMFGATVAIGILIDTFLVRTVLVPSIMMKLGKWSLWPQKLEISKEKVEK
- a CDS encoding TetR/AcrR family transcriptional regulator, with the translated sequence MARKKLEYNELMDATEKLLLERGYGGFNFSVLAQALGIGRSTLYEYYSAKDELIAEYMKNVMDNFNCELRSISLQQDAKEQLQALINLMLKYSQIHSIIKILPLLENNSESVIQMKEQFKQEHLDILQHVKDIIEKGKQDLVIRSEIPTDILSMLLFNTINDAGFLPVDPEVWAKWIWDILYKGIEPRV
- a CDS encoding sulfurtransferase TusA family protein, with the protein product MNSDFFVDATGLSCPMPVVKAKKGIDTLQSGQTLEIHTTDQGSKSDLTAWAKSAGHELVNVEEVDGVFKFFIKKA
- a CDS encoding phosphatase PAP2 family protein; the protein is MKKRKQVIGIAAWVSAVVILIWLASVVPKKGPMLFDEQVIRIIETFQSNWMTNAMEWITELGGKPFLIFVLLAGTAFFLFIYRSYFITILFVIIVPLSAQLNHMLKQVFVRERPAINPLVDAVGYSFPSGHSTSSMVVYGFFIFIFQQSEWKYKNIAIVFLALFILLIGISRIYLHAHYPTDVLAGFAFGFIIFYPCTRLFHLLKQR
- the hemE gene encoding uroporphyrinogen decarboxylase — translated: MTKQFNDRFIKACRGEQTDYVPVWYMRQAGRYQPEYREIRSKYTFFEVNHQPEVAAEVTRLPVEQLGVDAAILFADIMTPLPSLGIQVDIESGIGPVIDNPIKNEEDIDKLGILQPEKDVPYIMETIQLLREQLNVPLIGFGGAPFTLASYMIEGGPSKNYNKTKAFMHSDPKVWGKLMDKLADMTVAYLSAQIDAGAQAIQVFDSWVGALSKEDYAKYIKPVMHRVFEQLKGKGVPLIMFGVGASHLIKEWNELPVDVLGLDWRLSVKEAREMGVTKTLQGNLDPALLLAPWSEIEKKATEILNEGMEQPGFIFNLGHGLFPQVKVETVQRLTEFVHEYSFKNRK
- a CDS encoding DsrE/DsrF/DrsH-like family protein translates to MSKKVAIIAANGGLFDAYKVFNIATAAAATDSEVTIFFTFEGLNLIHKQGMQQLPMPAGKEHFKEGFEKANVPAIPELVEMAKDLGVTFIACQMTMDVMGLTKEDFTDGIEVGGAVTFLEFAGEADVTLTF